CATATGCATTTGAACAACCCCATCttattcacttttagcgcaggagaagcacgggaatgctaagcttAACGGACTCGACACTGgccatcttgcaagaggtagagtcgttgaattgggctaaatcacctgactttagtgaggttagtctaCGTTAGGTTTTACAGATTGGGGGTCTGGGTGGTcgccgctccccccccccccccccccccccccccccgcaagcgtcgagactgtgcctcatgttagatcagaaggtcctcagtaaagacTGATCGCCTTCGAGAAACGGGCGccaaaatttaatttttatacgtttcatgCATTATACGACGgccattcctgtttaatttcgttactaattaggtcctctttcacgtaaaagcgtttgatttttgtttttattattttttcttaaaaaaaaaacagtggtcccgatacggaactacatccgccTGACGTATTGCAGATCTATTTTCCCGGTGCCGTGACGCTGCCTGTCCTGGTTCCTGCACTGTGAAAATGACTAGATGTAGTACTCCGGAAAGCTTGTAGAACAAAGAGGTTGACACACACTCTTTTGTGAATAGCGAAGCGCACAATGCTTAATAGTGTCCAGTCGCCACTAGGGCTTTAGAATTTCTTGAATTTCAGTGAAATGACAGTTCACAGCCGCCAATTCAATGGCGTTAGTGATCCCGAATAGTTAGTGCCCATCTTTCCTCATGGTCTATAAGAGGGTCGCGAAATGGGATTCCATTCCCatacccattccattcctttcaattcctcggaatgaaaaggtatggccaattctcactcctggaatggcttgtcaacctcattccattcctttaattccatcaataaaagaacggggaccggtaaccgtgctaggtagcccagcagtgctatagacgaaattgacattacccatcacggaaaaagcaaaaagacaaggttatttcgcccttgaccgtgtggcacgtACCCAGACCAgcccattccaattccattccgcctgcaaaaaaaaatgcctaattcccattccattcctacgatagtttccgccattccattccaattccattctgggatctgataaatctggaatgaatCCGGAACCATTGCTCTGGAATCCGGAATCTGGAAttattccaaccccggagtggcaactcggCAACCCCAGTCTAAACAACTGCGCGTCTGCGGTGCGGAATCATAGCAAATGCTCTCTTCAATAAATTCGGCAAGATTATTTCATGATACCAATCCACAACCGTACACCCATGGACATTTTTCTGTTGCAGCCTCCATCAGAGACAAACTCAGCCCAAAGCCTCGACGCATTTCAGTGCCCATCCTCTTGTGCATCGTCGTTTCTCTCTCCGTCGTTGGAGTGGTACTCTTCTTCGCCATTCGTCATTACGTTGACCCGGTGCTCATTATAGAGTGCACGTCTGCAAAGTGCAAACAAATCCAGAGCGACACCGACCACCTACTCGACACCAGCGTCAACCCTTGCAAAGACATTTACGGCTATGTATGTGGTAAATGGGCCAAAGCTAACAAAGGCGGTTTCTTGATAGATGCTCAACGTGCTTTCGACAGTTCCATCTTTAGATCCATCGAATCCAGCACCGGTGTTCAACCCGACCGATACGGTACGCACGTCTTAGTGAAGATCTACACAGCATGCCTGGACCACATGCGTTCACCCAAAATGAAGTTCGGACAAGTCCTAGCGCAAGTAATCAACGAGCTGAAGCTGGACGAACTATTACAAGCCGAGACAACTCCGCAAATACTGAAGAGCCTTCTTGAAATTGGACTCAAGACGGGTATTTTTTCGATCTTCACAGTGGGATTTCATAAAGTAGGCTTACAAACCTGCTTGCGTCTGGCGCCAGGAACTTCCATTGCAGGAAAAATATATTCCGGCTATAACGACTACCTTCCAGAATATGCGTTGACTGGCATGGGTCATTTAACGAAAGACTTCGCAGAAACGGTGTTGAAGCAAGCTGGCATGAGCGCAACATCTACGGAAGCCGTTACCAAAGAAGTGGCAATAATGGACGAAGCAATTTATCAGCTCCTATTGCAACGCACACGGGTGACCAAGGATTTATTTCGCAATCTCGTTGGCTTATTTGAGGGCACCGATCCTCAAATGGTGTTAGGTCTCATCAACAGCATCGTACCGACACAGCTGAGATTGCAAATCGACGACAGCGTCCGCATAGTTGGGTTTGATGTCATCAAAGCTGTGTACAGAGTGCTGGAGAATACAACGTCACCTGTAGGAGCCATAGAAGTTAGGAAAGCTTATTACGCCATCAACCTCCTTGCTGGCGTACTAAGATACGACCTCCTTCGTAGAATAGTTAATGCAGatatgtacagcttcatctgtTTGCGTGCAACGAGCGGCATTCTGACCCGTACGTTGCCGTACCTTCTGGCCAAATTATCTGGACATGATGGAAGCTCATCTGCGGCTCGACGTTTCGCGGATTCCATCAGACGCAGCTTCTTGAAAGACAGCCGAGTGCTGTCTATGTTCAACAACTTCGCGGCTGAGGAAGCGAGAAAGAAAATCGGGAAAGTAAAAATATATACGTACGACGAAGCGGATTTGGCCTCTGACATGGAAAAAGAAATCGATTACACCAATTGGAACCTGACGGGGAACTTTATTTCGATTAGGATTAACGCTAGAGTGAAAGAAGTGAAAATGCTACTAAAAACAGTCTACAACGAGCGCGTGGATACACTTCGCAGGAGCCAATTGTCTTCCATCGTGGAGCACACTCGACGCGACTTGTTCACGTTACCCTTGTTTACGGTACCAACTGCCTACCAGGTTCCGCCGATCTATTACGGAGATGAAATCCCGTTTTACTTTAACTTCGCCACACTCGGAGTCCTGATCGCAAATGAGTTACTTCATTCAGCATCTGGGGGTCTTCGAAGATTCGGTCAACAGCGTCTGTTCCTTTCGGCTTCTTGTCTGAGAAATCTCACCTTGGACCGGGAACTGGATGTGGGTGCTATTGAGAATGCTAATCCGTTTGACAGCGAAGCATTTGTTTGGACGTACGGAGCGAGCATCATTTTCTACATCATTCGGTCGACGGTAGAATCTCTGGGCGAATCTGCGATGAAAAAATACTGGAACACAGTTCGCCAGTACTTTTTTATTCGCTTCTGTCTGCTCTCCTGCGTGTCTAGGGATGTTTATGGATACAACATGGTCTTCAACGAGCGATGTGTCCTTCCACTTCTAGTCAACCCCGAGTTTACGAAGCATTTCGGTTGCCCATCGAAGCCAACTTCTGCTGATACTGCTTGCGTGGGTTTGGTGTGATGCCTCAGTTCATCAGATTGACATTACTCTGTTTCTTCGTATGTTTCCGTCAGTAGTCTGAGAACGAGCGAATGCAAGGAATAGTGGATATATGCACGAATGTGGAATATTGGGAGATAAATGGTCAATGTCCCCTACAAAATACGAGGTCTGGATGTGTTTCTTGCCTTTACGTTTATTATATAGTACGATTTGCAATAAGTCAATACAACGAAGGGTGAGCATATTCATCGCTCGAAAAGCGTACGAATGTACAAGACACAAAAATCCACGGAAGGTGTTGCGATTTCCAGCGgcagacagaacttcaccaatTCAGAGCTAATTTCAATACAATACAGACCTGTTTTGATTTCTGTGGAACGCATTCGATGTGCTAAAACGTCCTAATGTGTGATTTTTCTCAATTCCGTGTTAGCCTCTAGAAGCAACCGTACAGACGGTGaccgatggagagaggacagcaggaaggactgggggGACACAAGGGGTTTGATGCGCGTCCTGGTCTGCCTTCACGCGAgaactgtgccgtcattcgTTTGGACAAAACCCAGGGTGGTGGAATCAAACCAAATCTGGCATACGATATTGGCTGGAACCAACGAGCGAACGCCCAGTGATCCATGCCAGTGATCGGTCAGTCTGGCTGCAAAGCGCATCTCCCATGATGTGGCACACGTCGTTTGAATGAGGCCATTGGCGACCTAGGTCGGGTTTGCGGTTGCGTCACAGCGCAAAGACCGCACTCTTTTTGTTGGAATGCTATCGCGCTTCGTACGCGTCCTGCAGTGCACTAAAGAGTGCAgtgattttttattattattattgactACTAGGAGGGAACTCCGAAGCAAGGAAGAGGCGTGCATAGCTAGGACAACTTCGAACCGCACTAAGACCGTAAAAATGGGTGTGGTAAAAGCCCTGTTCCAGTAATGAAGTAAGTGTAATGAAGAGCTGCCACTATCGTGTCACCGTTAGCTTAACCGAATATGTGCAGAGGGTGTTCCAGGCGGGATACCAGCAGGACTTTGTCAGGGCGGTGGTTAGAAGGATGCTAAAGAGTCGCAGGCCTCAGGCACACggagtggaggaggaggaggaggcaaaGGTTGTGGTGATCCCGGACTTACGGGACTTACGCGGAAGTCCACGGACTTACGGGTCGTTTTGTGAAGGTCGGCCAGAGGTCCGGAGTAAAAGTGGTGCCAAGCGTAAACAGGAAATTGCGTGCTTTTCCGGCTATGTTTGCGGCGGATGAGGAGAAACATGTGTGTATGGTGTTAGGCATAAGGTATGCTTTGTGGACTGTGCCGTGGGCGTGGTTTACTCGAGTCCTACCCCGTGTAGAAAGGACTACGTGGGGGAGACTTCTAGGCGCCTGAATGACAGAATCAGAGAGCACCGCAGCAAAGTGGATGAAGGCGAGGAAGAGGGTTCATTGCTAACTAGTGATGTATTGAAGTGtcacctctatcaatgaaaatttgatgagttccgccttgacagggaacgaaggacgtttaagccacatctttcaaatttatggtaaatgatggacaagcatctacactacaagaAACACGCGtcgcactttgtgcatttcaattagtttcgccattagagaacgttaaagtgtacccgcacgacgattccggtgtcaggtcgacctctatccatgaAAATTTGAGGAGTTCCGCCTTGATAGGGAataaaggacgtttaagccacatgtttgaaattgatcgtaaatgattgacaggcttctacactacaacaaacacgcgtggtactctgtgcatttcaattagtttcgccattagggagcgttaaagtgtacccgcacgacgattccggtGTCAGGTCGAGCTCTATCCATGAAAATTTGACGAGTTCCGCCTTGATAGGGAataaaggacgtttaagccacatgtttgaaattgagcgTCAATGATTGACAGGcttctacactacaacaaacacgcgtggcactctgtgcattttaattagtttcg
This portion of the Ornithodoros turicata isolate Travis chromosome 3, ASM3712646v1, whole genome shotgun sequence genome encodes:
- the LOC135389979 gene encoding uncharacterized protein LOC135389979 codes for the protein MAKANDTGKCSTTKSQKHSKKRGTHGSTTSKVSAKDDVMEATKEGLPSRASDVKHSTSKEVHKPSHTHTSKKHSPDAEKKPNIEVKENEPAKSSTKGATKVRATSFAAPPEPSPPADLGDTLISASTVGDAKMSPRSQYVAKQVRRMTSASIHVPAKLEEAIPGQVGRKQPSPDIPEQPLPGGVEARKTSSAVAYDKGKRKSTTVHTELDSEGRKTSASIRDKLSPKPRRISVPILLCIVVSLSVVGVVLFFAIRHYVDPVLIIECTSAKCKQIQSDTDHLLDTSVNPCKDIYGYVCGKWAKANKGGFLIDAQRAFDSSIFRSIESSTGVQPDRYGTHVLVKIYTACLDHMRSPKMKFGQVLAQVINELKLDELLQAETTPQILKSLLEIGLKTGIFSIFTVGFHKVGLQTCLRLAPGTSIAGKIYSGYNDYLPEYALTGMGHLTKDFAETVLKQAGMSATSTEAVTKEVAIMDEAIYQLLLQRTRVTKDLFRNLVGLFEGTDPQMVLGLINSIVPTQLRLQIDDSVRIVGFDVIKAVYRVLENTTSPVGAIEVRKAYYAINLLAGVLRYDLLRRIVNADMYSFICLRATSGILTRTLPYLLAKLSGHDGSSSAARRFADSIRRSFLKDSRVLSMFNNFAAEEARKKIGKVKIYTYDEADLASDMEKEIDYTNWNLTGNFISIRINARVKEVKMLLKTVYNERVDTLRRSQLSSIVEHTRRDLFTLPLFTVPTAYQVPPIYYGDEIPFYFNFATLGVLIANELLHSASGGLRRFGQQRLFLSASCLRNLTLDRELDVGAIENANPFDSEAFVWTYGASIIFYIIRSTVESLGESAMKKYWNTVRQYFFIRFCLLSCVSRDVYGYNMVFNERCVLPLLVNPEFTKHFGCPSKPTSADTACVGLV